A genomic stretch from Mycobacterium paraterrae includes:
- a CDS encoding glycosyltransferase — protein sequence MSEPFAGGQERFTADLVRGLRQRGHRTELYALPGSDTALADHLHLMPDLPELPGFAATDPGSLETKSLHDQFAYVSAMRDLLQRNDIDVILNESLHQLPLALSPLIKTPMVTTLHTPPSPWLGMGVCLAGGDNRFVSVSQALRAQWSAVADSHVIYNGVDADQFPVGAGGEGLLWVGRLTPDKGADIAVSVAAQANRELRLAGPVSDPDWFAGVIRPKLGSSVCYLGPLRGAELADAYGTSAATLVTPRWEEPFCLVAVESQMCGTPVVGIRRGGLPEVVTRPGGVLVDPGPRVDSLLAEAICVATRFDRQDVAQHARSRWSLSTMIDHYERLCGQLRRQ from the coding sequence GTGAGCGAACCGTTTGCCGGTGGGCAGGAACGCTTTACCGCTGATCTGGTTCGCGGATTGCGACAACGCGGACACCGCACCGAACTTTACGCGCTGCCCGGAAGCGATACGGCGCTCGCTGATCACCTACACCTGATGCCCGACTTGCCGGAGCTGCCGGGTTTCGCGGCGACCGATCCGGGTTCACTCGAGACCAAATCCCTGCACGACCAATTTGCTTACGTGTCCGCCATGCGAGATCTTCTGCAACGCAACGACATCGACGTCATCCTCAACGAAAGTCTGCACCAGCTGCCACTTGCTTTGAGTCCGCTCATCAAGACACCGATGGTGACGACGTTGCACACGCCGCCATCTCCATGGCTCGGAATGGGCGTCTGCCTTGCCGGCGGCGATAACCGCTTCGTCTCGGTCAGCCAGGCACTACGGGCGCAATGGAGCGCGGTTGCCGACAGTCACGTCATCTACAACGGAGTCGACGCCGACCAGTTTCCCGTCGGGGCCGGGGGCGAGGGTCTGTTGTGGGTCGGTCGGCTGACGCCGGACAAAGGTGCGGATATAGCGGTCAGCGTTGCCGCACAAGCGAACCGCGAGTTGCGGCTCGCGGGACCGGTCAGCGATCCCGACTGGTTCGCGGGCGTGATTCGGCCGAAACTAGGCTCGTCCGTGTGCTACCTGGGACCGCTGCGCGGTGCCGAACTCGCCGATGCCTACGGTACGAGCGCGGCCACCCTGGTAACGCCGCGATGGGAGGAACCGTTCTGCTTGGTCGCGGTCGAATCACAGATGTGCGGAACCCCGGTGGTCGGAATTCGTCGCGGTGGGCTGCCCGAGGTGGTCACCCGGCCGGGCGGTGTTCTCGTCGATCCGGGACCGCGTGTGGATTCGCTTCTGGCGGAAGCTATTTGCGTCGCGACCAGGTTTGATCGCCAAGACGTCGCCCAGCACGCTCGTTCTCGATGGAGCCTGAGCACCATGATCGATCACTACGAGCGCCTGTGTGGCCAACTCCGCCGCCAGTGA
- a CDS encoding ABC transporter permease produces MARPALAAAASVLRLINLRAIRRHTLRALLAALSLGGGVAIVVAVMIETNSVRTAIDDVGYRIAGPAPLRIVGSATQGGIGPAVLGAAGKVPGVAVLAPVVRAATQVRDGDRDTVVLALGIDCAARWIIDPKVCGSNQKEPQVMATSTVFGHSLGKSPALATDVGQLSIAGLAQIPQLDDVNNGRVVVLPLSAAKSQFARGDRVDTVYLTLAEHADATAVQAAVAKAVDALGPGYRVLTCNDPAAGFNVNVILFPLLAIFALIAIGVGVILIAQLTRLSIQERRREVAIAAALGATPLMTFGGFLAEAALLGASGSVIGILLGIVIAHPVVASASELTQQFVGVNVPVVVGGGVVVAALGIGVLLAVLAALLPSRAASKTPIATELSGRAAVEDNQSTGAWRKVVALLAIGVTGVIAVWWATWSGGLAPWQASVANVSVVVAIVGLLLAAAYVGPEVLDLIRLRPERVRSAAVAIAFTGLRADQSRMVAIAGAVAVPVAVATLLSGFLIAINDGVDTVAKRQASDRLVLTTTRFTDWGSTDAKFSPDTMSKLNALPGVAGVERMAEVEITLANGELAYVRAEDRPTFSYHALAGPSPRRSIEANQLVIGGILARETGVRVGDTMLLGSGPKARRIVVGTIVATPEVGGRRIQMSYPLAEQIFGPQPAGLVFIKPAAGADLRRIDDEIRASRFDQPLTVVDADGYRSSVVAGESRFLAPLNTLKYGLLAIAFISVSSTLLLLGIRRRREVALIQALGATPATVFAVTTIEAVIASATGAILGAMVSIAIIGVVARAAIVDVGAVVPLIFPASEALGYAILAVLSAVLAAVGPAWQTTQAGLASQLRDD; encoded by the coding sequence ATGGCGCGCCCCGCACTAGCCGCGGCCGCCAGCGTCCTGCGGCTGATCAACCTTCGCGCGATTCGGCGGCACACGCTTCGCGCGCTGCTGGCGGCGCTGTCACTCGGCGGCGGAGTGGCCATCGTCGTGGCGGTCATGATCGAGACCAACAGTGTGCGTACCGCGATCGACGATGTCGGCTACCGGATCGCCGGTCCGGCGCCGCTGCGTATCGTCGGCTCCGCCACCCAAGGGGGGATCGGACCGGCGGTGCTCGGCGCGGCCGGCAAGGTCCCTGGCGTCGCGGTGCTCGCCCCCGTCGTCCGTGCGGCGACCCAAGTGCGCGACGGCGACCGCGACACGGTCGTGCTGGCATTGGGAATCGACTGCGCGGCGCGCTGGATCATCGACCCGAAGGTGTGTGGCTCGAACCAGAAAGAGCCGCAAGTGATGGCGACGTCGACCGTGTTCGGCCATTCGCTGGGGAAGTCCCCGGCGCTGGCGACCGACGTCGGTCAGCTTTCGATAGCGGGCCTCGCGCAGATCCCGCAGCTGGACGACGTCAACAACGGCCGCGTCGTCGTACTACCGCTCAGCGCGGCCAAATCGCAGTTCGCGCGAGGCGACCGGGTGGACACCGTCTACCTCACGCTGGCCGAGCACGCCGATGCGACCGCAGTCCAAGCGGCTGTCGCCAAGGCGGTCGATGCACTCGGGCCGGGCTACCGGGTGCTGACTTGCAACGATCCGGCGGCGGGATTCAACGTGAACGTCATCTTGTTTCCACTGCTGGCGATCTTCGCTCTGATCGCGATCGGGGTGGGGGTGATTCTGATCGCCCAACTCACCCGCTTGTCGATTCAAGAACGCCGGCGCGAAGTCGCCATCGCGGCGGCGCTGGGCGCCACGCCGCTGATGACGTTCGGCGGGTTCCTCGCAGAAGCCGCACTGTTGGGGGCTTCCGGCTCGGTCATCGGCATTCTGCTGGGAATCGTCATCGCCCACCCGGTCGTCGCCAGCGCCAGCGAGTTGACCCAGCAGTTCGTCGGGGTCAACGTGCCCGTCGTGGTCGGTGGGGGAGTCGTCGTGGCGGCGCTGGGAATCGGGGTCCTGCTGGCCGTGCTCGCGGCGCTGCTGCCCAGTCGCGCGGCGTCGAAAACCCCGATCGCCACTGAGCTTTCGGGTCGGGCCGCAGTTGAGGACAACCAGTCAACCGGCGCATGGCGCAAGGTGGTGGCCCTGCTGGCCATCGGTGTCACCGGTGTCATCGCCGTCTGGTGGGCGACATGGTCGGGCGGGTTGGCGCCGTGGCAGGCCAGTGTTGCCAACGTCAGCGTGGTCGTCGCCATCGTGGGTCTGCTGCTGGCTGCGGCCTACGTGGGCCCAGAAGTGTTGGATCTCATCCGACTTCGGCCCGAACGCGTCCGCAGCGCGGCGGTGGCGATCGCGTTCACCGGTCTACGGGCCGATCAGTCGCGAATGGTCGCGATCGCCGGTGCCGTCGCGGTGCCGGTAGCGGTCGCGACATTGCTGTCCGGATTCTTGATCGCCATCAACGACGGAGTCGACACCGTCGCGAAAAGGCAGGCGAGCGATCGCCTCGTGCTCACCACCACCCGGTTCACCGACTGGGGATCGACGGACGCGAAGTTCTCCCCGGACACCATGTCGAAACTGAACGCGCTACCCGGCGTCGCCGGCGTGGAGCGGATGGCTGAAGTCGAGATCACCCTGGCGAACGGAGAGTTGGCCTACGTACGAGCCGAGGATCGGCCGACCTTCTCCTATCACGCGCTTGCCGGGCCCTCGCCGAGACGAAGCATCGAGGCGAATCAACTTGTCATCGGCGGCATTCTGGCCCGCGAAACCGGCGTCCGGGTAGGCGACACGATGCTGCTCGGCAGCGGACCCAAGGCGCGCCGGATCGTCGTCGGAACGATCGTGGCCACCCCTGAAGTCGGCGGGCGCCGAATTCAGATGTCCTATCCGCTCGCCGAACAGATCTTCGGTCCGCAGCCGGCCGGGCTGGTTTTCATCAAGCCGGCCGCGGGTGCCGACCTGAGACGCATCGACGACGAGATTCGCGCCAGTCGCTTCGATCAGCCGCTGACGGTGGTCGATGCCGACGGATACCGGTCCTCGGTGGTCGCCGGTGAATCCCGTTTCCTCGCACCGCTGAACACGTTGAAATACGGTCTGCTCGCGATCGCCTTCATCTCGGTGTCCTCGACGCTGTTGCTGCTGGGAATCCGGCGTCGCCGCGAGGTCGCGCTGATCCAGGCATTGGGCGCCACCCCGGCCACCGTCTTCGCGGTGACCACCATCGAGGCCGTCATCGCGAGCGCGACGGGCGCGATCCTGGGGGCCATGGTGTCCATCGCGATCATCGGGGTCGTGGCGCGCGCCGCGATCGTCGACGTGGGAGCTGTTGTCCCGCTGATCTTTCCGGCGTCCGAGGCTCTCGGTTACGCGATCCTTGCCGTTCTGTCGGCGGTGCTGGCGGCGGTCGGTCCCGCCTGGCAGACCACCCAGGCCGGTTTGGCGTCGCAGTTGCGTGACGACTAG
- a CDS encoding response regulator transcription factor, whose amino-acid sequence MTTAGGPQHSLRHRGAVRQSQATRVLIVEDSEAIREMVSEALTDAGYLVSAQPDGAELETVLDGFRPDLVVLDVMLPGRDGFALIDVVRDWGEAAIVLLTARDGLPDRVRGLDGGADDYVVKPFELAELLSRIGAVLRRLGRQPSVVQYGDLALDVDAGVIARAGRRLDLTATELRLLTFLVEQRGRIVSASQILTAVWGYDAYDANLVHVHISALRRKLEAHGPRILHTVRGIGYRMTPHRS is encoded by the coding sequence ATGACGACAGCTGGCGGCCCGCAACATTCGTTGCGGCACCGCGGTGCGGTGCGTCAATCGCAGGCCACTCGGGTATTGATCGTCGAGGATTCCGAGGCGATCCGGGAGATGGTCAGCGAGGCACTGACCGATGCCGGATACCTCGTGTCGGCTCAGCCGGATGGGGCCGAGTTGGAAACTGTCTTGGACGGCTTTCGTCCCGATCTGGTCGTACTGGACGTGATGTTGCCCGGCAGGGACGGTTTCGCGTTGATCGACGTCGTCCGTGATTGGGGTGAAGCGGCCATCGTGTTACTCACAGCTCGAGATGGGCTGCCGGACCGGGTGCGCGGATTGGACGGTGGCGCAGACGATTACGTGGTCAAACCGTTCGAGCTGGCCGAGTTGCTGTCGCGTATAGGTGCGGTGTTGCGTCGGCTCGGCCGACAGCCCTCGGTCGTTCAATACGGCGATCTGGCGCTCGACGTGGACGCCGGAGTGATTGCCCGTGCGGGGCGCCGGCTGGACCTGACGGCCACCGAATTACGCCTGCTCACCTTCTTGGTCGAGCAACGAGGTCGCATCGTCAGCGCCAGCCAGATCCTGACGGCAGTGTGGGGGTATGACGCCTACGACGCCAACTTGGTCCACGTCCACATCAGTGCGCTGCGTCGCAAACTTGAAGCGCATGGCCCTCGCATCCTGCACACCGTGCGCGGGATCGGGTATCGGATGACGCCGCATCGATCGTGA
- a CDS encoding sensor histidine kinase, translating to MTDRAAPNPPTPTPSLHRRVSVIVLAVLTVLLLVLGVTIDALVGAQARRDRHDRLMASASRADALAAVHTPPGQLVAQLGGGGIRALLVTADGATYGDHAIRPETTTGPIVPPPPPAPPPPPPWGPPPPPPPPPRPDATATVIVHPLKTGGRVILVADTTPTTALIRRLREVMLTAGLITLAIAGALSSAVARAALRPLDRLTTLARTITGGDRGERLRPDRPDTELGRAAAAFDEMLDALEASERRAQHSASVAQHAEATTRQFIADAAHELRTPISGIRVAAEQLHNFAVQHNDDPQAQSQYRRAALLLAESRRASRLISDMLDLTRIDAGLALDLVAMDLVATADAECERAAMLSPGLLITRTGDGAVPVRADPTRLAQILSNLVDNARRHTPPGGSIVVDVTADNGADVAKLTVTDSGPGIPDAERDRIFERLVRLDAARDADRGGAGLGLSIARALARAHHGDLVCVPHHGGARFVLSLPVEPRIGNQLTSD from the coding sequence GTGACCGACCGCGCCGCGCCGAACCCGCCAACCCCCACCCCGTCGCTTCACCGGCGGGTCAGCGTGATCGTGCTGGCCGTGTTGACCGTTCTGCTGCTGGTGCTCGGCGTGACGATCGATGCGCTGGTGGGCGCCCAGGCCCGCCGCGATCGCCACGACCGGCTGATGGCGAGTGCGTCGCGCGCCGACGCGTTGGCTGCCGTCCACACACCGCCCGGCCAGCTGGTCGCACAGTTGGGCGGCGGTGGCATCAGGGCGCTGCTGGTGACCGCGGACGGCGCCACGTACGGCGACCACGCCATCCGGCCGGAGACCACGACGGGCCCGATCGTCCCGCCGCCGCCACCAGCGCCACCACCGCCCCCGCCGTGGGGACCTCCGCCACCGCCTCCCCCGCCGCCGCGACCGGATGCCACCGCGACGGTCATCGTGCACCCGCTGAAGACCGGTGGGCGCGTCATTCTGGTTGCGGATACCACTCCGACCACCGCGTTGATCCGCCGGCTGCGTGAAGTCATGCTCACCGCCGGGTTGATCACGCTGGCGATAGCGGGTGCGCTGTCCAGCGCGGTGGCGCGGGCCGCGCTGCGCCCGCTGGACCGCCTCACGACGCTCGCCCGGACTATTACCGGCGGTGATCGTGGCGAGCGTCTGCGCCCGGACCGCCCCGACACCGAACTCGGCCGCGCCGCAGCCGCTTTCGACGAGATGCTGGACGCGTTGGAGGCGTCCGAGCGACGCGCGCAGCATTCGGCCTCGGTGGCCCAGCACGCGGAAGCCACCACTCGTCAGTTCATCGCAGATGCTGCCCACGAACTCCGCACACCAATCAGCGGCATCCGCGTGGCCGCCGAGCAACTGCACAACTTCGCCGTCCAGCACAACGACGACCCTCAGGCCCAGAGCCAGTACCGGCGCGCAGCGCTGTTGCTCGCTGAGTCCCGCCGTGCCAGTCGTCTCATTTCGGACATGCTCGATCTGACCCGCATCGACGCCGGTCTGGCGTTGGATCTCGTCGCAATGGACCTCGTGGCGACCGCCGACGCCGAATGTGAACGCGCGGCCATGTTGTCGCCTGGCTTGCTCATCACGCGCACCGGAGACGGCGCCGTCCCGGTTCGGGCCGATCCCACGCGGCTTGCGCAGATACTGTCCAACCTCGTCGACAACGCCCGCCGACACACCCCGCCCGGGGGATCGATCGTCGTCGACGTCACGGCTGACAACGGTGCGGACGTAGCGAAGCTCACGGTTACTGACTCGGGTCCAGGAATTCCGGATGCCGAACGCGATCGGATCTTCGAACGACTTGTCCGCCTGGACGCTGCGCGGGACGCCGATCGCGGTGGAGCAGGGCTGGGACTGTCGATCGCGCGCGCGCTCGCAAGAGCCCACCACGGCGACCTCGTCTGCGTCCCTCATCACGGTGGCGCGCGGTTTGTTCTGAGCCTTCCGGTGGAGCCGCGGATAGGGAACCAGCTAACTTCAGACTGA
- a CDS encoding SLC13 family permease — translation MVLVVAVIRPFGGSEACVAVPAALLVMGIGAVSLPDARSELAELAPVVGFLAAVLVLSQMCSAEGLFDWCGMWIARAAKGRSDRLLVGVFVAASLVTVVFSLDATVVLMTPVVSITAARLHVRARPHLYACGHLSNTASLLLPVSNLTNLLALGASGLTFTRFAVLMGLPWLAAIVVEFLLFRVFFASDLTAAQPADAHDVEPELQTPRVALVTVAATLVGFVVTSAVGVSPAWAAAAGAVVLAAHAVARRKTDVRGILRSVDVPFLVFVLALAVVVRAVIDNGLDHVLRGWLPHPNGLLGLLGIAAIAAIAANVVNNLPAVLMLVPLVASGGPAAVLAVLLGVNIGPNLTYTGSLATMLWRRVLQQHRHASRFTDFTKLGLLTTPAALIAAVVALWASLALTGM, via the coding sequence ATGGTTCTGGTGGTGGCGGTGATCCGTCCTTTCGGTGGATCCGAGGCCTGCGTGGCGGTCCCCGCGGCGCTACTGGTGATGGGCATCGGAGCGGTGTCGTTACCCGACGCCCGCAGCGAGCTGGCCGAGTTGGCCCCGGTGGTCGGGTTCTTGGCCGCAGTGTTGGTGCTCTCCCAAATGTGTTCCGCAGAAGGTCTTTTCGACTGGTGTGGAATGTGGATAGCCCGCGCCGCGAAAGGCCGATCCGATCGATTGCTGGTCGGGGTGTTCGTGGCAGCGTCGTTGGTCACAGTCGTCTTCAGCCTCGACGCCACGGTGGTGTTGATGACGCCGGTCGTGTCGATCACCGCGGCGCGTCTGCACGTGCGTGCTCGCCCGCATCTGTATGCCTGCGGCCACCTGTCCAACACCGCGTCGCTACTGCTGCCGGTATCGAATCTGACGAATCTGTTGGCGCTGGGCGCCAGTGGATTGACCTTCACCCGGTTCGCCGTTTTGATGGGGCTGCCGTGGCTGGCCGCGATTGTCGTCGAGTTCCTGTTGTTTCGAGTCTTTTTCGCGTCCGACTTGACCGCTGCTCAACCTGCCGACGCCCACGACGTGGAACCCGAGCTGCAGACGCCACGGGTAGCACTCGTCACCGTCGCCGCCACCCTGGTTGGATTCGTCGTCACGTCGGCGGTCGGCGTCAGTCCCGCGTGGGCTGCGGCCGCGGGAGCGGTGGTACTGGCCGCTCATGCCGTGGCGCGACGCAAAACCGACGTCCGTGGCATCCTGCGATCTGTAGACGTGCCGTTTCTGGTATTCGTCCTTGCGCTCGCCGTGGTGGTGCGGGCCGTCATCGACAATGGTTTGGACCACGTCTTGCGTGGCTGGCTCCCGCACCCGAATGGGCTGCTCGGGCTGCTGGGAATCGCCGCGATCGCCGCAATCGCCGCGAACGTCGTCAACAATTTGCCCGCCGTCTTGATGCTCGTTCCCCTCGTCGCATCCGGTGGGCCCGCAGCGGTTCTGGCTGTCCTGCTCGGGGTCAACATCGGCCCCAACCTCACCTACACCGGATCGCTGGCCACCATGCTGTGGCGGCGCGTCTTGCAGCAACACAGGCACGCCAGCAGATTCACCGACTTCACCAAGCTAGGCCTATTGACCACCCCTGCCGCGCTGATCGCGGCTGTCGTCGCACTGTGGGCCTCACTCGCATTGACCGGAATGTAA
- a CDS encoding universal stress protein produces MPDYKVIVVGTDGSDTSLRAVDKAAEIAAQSHARLIVASAHSASTGHGHDGVDPDQAHDESYRQQGNAPVYDLLQDAAARAKQRGATEVTQRAVQGAPADALIALADEVGADLLVVGSVGVNSLVGRLLGSVPKIIQKRANTEVLVVETDG; encoded by the coding sequence GTGCCCGACTATAAGGTGATCGTCGTCGGAACCGACGGATCGGACACGTCGCTACGGGCGGTCGACAAAGCTGCCGAGATCGCCGCGCAGTCGCATGCGCGACTCATCGTGGCGTCGGCGCATTCGGCGTCGACCGGCCACGGACATGACGGTGTCGACCCCGATCAGGCGCATGACGAGAGCTATCGCCAGCAAGGCAACGCGCCGGTCTACGATCTGCTCCAAGATGCTGCGGCCCGCGCGAAGCAAAGGGGCGCAACCGAAGTGACACAGCGAGCCGTGCAAGGTGCTCCAGCCGATGCACTGATCGCGCTGGCTGACGAGGTCGGCGCCGATCTGCTCGTGGTCGGCAGCGTCGGGGTGAATTCGCTTGTCGGGCGGTTGCTGGGCTCGGTGCCGAAAATCATTCAGAAGCGGGCGAATACCGAGGTTCTCGTCGTCGAAACCGACGGCTGA
- a CDS encoding ABC transporter ATP-binding protein produces MSDAVLGVSMTPTSVRTVLVAGAKADGVAVNQGNFGIAHGADLPSGTATEQIIATILITRETAASAGYRVTSTGVTWLDVAAATALREGLATRRIDNVLLVSPFHSAIALARAAGESAAYDHTALLCIEPDVATLAVVSAEDGTVVEVRRRFLPEDDGEAVAALVEMVNDAEAMEAGPQGVFVVGSGVDVPLIMPALVEATSLPVTAPDQPETALARGAALASANTELLTASAIELARTEGRAAGYTDIALLCIEPDSATSAVLSTHGDSVAEVRRRFLPSDDAAALTALVEIARGLEATDGGPQGLFLLGSGVDVPLIMPDLAAATSLPITTPEQPSVGSARGAALASANASSLASSAVALARAAGESAGYESTALLCIEPDVATLAVVGTADGLVVDLRRRFLPHDDDEAVAALTEIVKGAGAMEGGPQGVFVVGSGVDIPLIMPALAAVTTLPVTAPEQPATATPPDVTAARSPLFASSTAFLNGHGPDPEAALPVQDTRPVVLEARGLGKSFGSGTTTIPIIEDINLRIHAGEFVAMVGPSGSGKSTLLSILGLLEPPTSGEVLVNGASVARLSARERAGVRGRRIGYVFQSFNLLAGLSVAENVMLPSLLAGESGRAQYDRAIALLDQFGLAGMARRVPAELSGGEQQRVAIARALFMAPQVVLADEPTGNLDTKNGRRVMEALYNLNAAGQTIVMVTHDRAIADEAPRLVSLLDGRIESDNKQIRHGGAAWRAPH; encoded by the coding sequence GTGTCGGACGCGGTGCTCGGTGTCTCCATGACGCCAACCTCTGTCCGCACCGTGCTGGTGGCGGGCGCGAAGGCGGACGGAGTCGCGGTCAACCAGGGCAATTTCGGCATCGCACACGGCGCCGACCTGCCATCCGGCACCGCGACCGAGCAGATCATCGCCACCATTCTGATCACCCGTGAGACGGCGGCCAGCGCTGGTTATCGGGTGACGTCCACGGGAGTCACCTGGCTCGATGTGGCCGCGGCGACGGCTTTGCGTGAGGGACTGGCTACGCGCCGAATCGACAACGTGCTGCTGGTGTCGCCGTTCCACTCCGCGATCGCGCTGGCCCGTGCCGCCGGTGAGTCTGCGGCCTACGACCACACCGCGCTGCTGTGCATCGAGCCCGACGTCGCGACGCTTGCGGTGGTCAGCGCCGAGGACGGAACGGTCGTGGAGGTGCGGCGGCGGTTTTTGCCGGAGGACGACGGAGAAGCGGTCGCGGCACTCGTGGAGATGGTCAACGATGCGGAAGCGATGGAGGCCGGACCGCAGGGGGTGTTCGTGGTCGGCTCCGGTGTCGACGTCCCACTGATCATGCCTGCCCTGGTCGAGGCGACGTCTCTTCCGGTGACCGCGCCCGACCAGCCCGAGACCGCACTGGCCCGCGGCGCCGCGCTGGCGTCGGCGAACACCGAGCTGTTGACGGCGTCGGCGATCGAGTTGGCCCGCACCGAAGGTCGCGCCGCCGGATACACCGACATCGCGCTGCTGTGCATCGAGCCGGACTCGGCGACCTCAGCGGTGCTGAGCACCCACGGTGACTCGGTCGCGGAAGTGCGGCGGCGTTTCCTGCCGAGTGACGACGCCGCGGCGCTGACCGCGCTTGTGGAGATCGCCCGAGGTCTAGAGGCGACGGACGGCGGCCCGCAGGGGCTGTTCTTGCTCGGTTCCGGTGTCGACGTCCCACTGATCATGCCGGATTTAGCTGCGGCGACGTCACTTCCGATCACCACACCGGAGCAGCCTTCGGTGGGTTCGGCCCGAGGCGCTGCGCTCGCGTCGGCGAATGCGTCGTCGTTGGCGTCCTCCGCGGTCGCGTTGGCTCGCGCGGCTGGCGAGTCGGCCGGTTACGAGAGCACGGCGCTGCTGTGCATCGAGCCGGACGTGGCGACGCTGGCGGTCGTCGGTACCGCCGACGGGTTGGTGGTCGACCTGCGCCGCCGGTTTCTCCCGCACGACGACGACGAAGCGGTGGCGGCACTGACCGAAATCGTCAAAGGCGCCGGCGCCATGGAGGGCGGCCCGCAGGGCGTGTTCGTGGTCGGCTCCGGCGTCGACATCCCGTTGATCATGCCCGCCCTGGCCGCGGTGACGACGCTTCCCGTCACCGCGCCCGAGCAGCCGGCGACAGCAACGCCGCCCGACGTGACCGCCGCTCGTTCGCCACTTTTTGCGTCGTCCACCGCATTCCTCAACGGACACGGCCCTGACCCCGAAGCGGCATTGCCAGTGCAGGACACCCGGCCGGTCGTCCTGGAAGCCCGCGGGCTGGGTAAATCGTTCGGGTCGGGCACGACGACCATCCCGATCATCGAGGACATCAATCTGCGGATCCACGCCGGCGAATTCGTCGCGATGGTCGGGCCGTCTGGCTCTGGGAAGTCGACGTTGCTGAGCATCCTCGGATTGCTCGAACCGCCGACGAGCGGCGAAGTCCTGGTGAACGGTGCGAGCGTCGCCCGGTTGTCGGCACGGGAACGGGCCGGTGTTCGTGGCCGCCGGATCGGCTACGTCTTCCAGTCGTTCAACCTGCTCGCCGGTTTGTCGGTCGCCGAGAACGTCATGCTGCCGAGCCTGCTGGCCGGCGAATCTGGTCGCGCCCAATACGACCGGGCCATCGCGTTGCTCGACCAATTCGGCTTGGCCGGGATGGCCAGGCGGGTGCCGGCCGAGTTGTCGGGTGGCGAGCAACAGCGCGTCGCGATCGCGCGCGCGTTGTTCATGGCCCCGCAGGTCGTGCTTGCCGACGAACCCACCGGCAACCTCGACACGAAAAACGGCCGCCGGGTGATGGAAGCGCTTTACAACCTCAACGCGGCGGGCCAGACCATCGTGATGGTCACCCACGATCGAGCGATCGCCGACGAGGCTCCTCGGTTGGTCTCGCTGCTCGACGGCCGCATCGAAAGCGACAACAAGCAAATTCGACACGGCGGTGCTGCATGGCGCGCCCCGCACTAG
- the mbp1 gene encoding microaggregate-binding protein 1, protein MGDSGPEEAVKGIVEDVKGKAKEVAGIVTDDDNLREEGRAQQDKADAARDVAKKEAEADAARAAEKAAEARQNAAE, encoded by the coding sequence ATGGGCGACAGTGGACCCGAAGAGGCCGTGAAGGGCATCGTCGAGGACGTCAAGGGCAAGGCCAAAGAGGTCGCTGGGATTGTGACCGACGATGACAACCTGCGCGAAGAGGGACGTGCCCAGCAGGACAAGGCCGACGCCGCGCGTGACGTGGCCAAGAAGGAGGCCGAGGCCGATGCGGCTCGAGCCGCCGAAAAGGCCGCGGAGGCACGGCAAAACGCCGCCGAGTAG
- a CDS encoding DMT family transporter, producing MTSTSTLWLFPLIALGGVLQAMGGPMNNALRVSLVNPWLATLVSFGLIIPVFLVIAAVFVRPLPTVAGLSAMPWWAPLGGIVGSLAVVAGLLFIGTVGAATYAALTVTANLLTSVVIDHFGWLGVTPHPITPTRGIGAVLLVIGVFFISNG from the coding sequence ATGACGTCCACCAGCACACTCTGGCTGTTTCCGCTCATCGCACTCGGCGGCGTGCTCCAGGCCATGGGCGGACCGATGAACAATGCGTTGCGCGTCTCACTGGTCAATCCGTGGCTGGCCACCTTGGTTTCGTTCGGCCTCATCATTCCGGTCTTCCTGGTGATTGCCGCCGTGTTCGTCCGACCCCTTCCGACAGTGGCCGGGTTGAGCGCCATGCCGTGGTGGGCCCCACTGGGCGGGATCGTCGGCTCCCTCGCGGTGGTCGCTGGCTTGTTGTTCATCGGGACCGTGGGAGCGGCCACCTACGCGGCGCTCACGGTCACGGCCAACCTGCTCACCTCCGTTGTCATCGACCATTTCGGCTGGCTCGGAGTGACGCCCCACCCCATCACGCCAACCCGCGGAATCGGCGCTGTTTTGCTGGTTATCGGGGTATTTTTCATCTCCAACGGCTGA